A region of Streptomyces cinnamoneus DNA encodes the following proteins:
- a CDS encoding Fur family transcriptional regulator, which translates to MVDTDWQSDLRKRGYRLTPQRQLVLEAVDRLEHATPDDILTEVRKTAGGVNISTVYRTLELLEELGLVSHAHLGHGAPTYHLADRHHHIHLVCRDCTAVIEADLSVAADFTEKLRSTFGFETDMKHFAIFGQCAKCSSKAPSGAP; encoded by the coding sequence GTGGTGGACACCGACTGGCAGAGCGACCTCCGTAAGCGCGGCTACCGGCTGACCCCGCAGCGCCAGCTCGTCCTGGAGGCGGTGGACCGTCTCGAGCACGCGACACCGGACGACATCCTCACCGAGGTCCGCAAGACCGCGGGCGGGGTGAACATCTCGACGGTCTACCGGACGCTGGAGCTGCTGGAGGAGCTGGGCCTGGTCAGCCATGCCCATCTCGGGCACGGCGCCCCCACCTACCACCTGGCCGACCGGCACCACCACATACACCTCGTCTGCCGGGACTGCACGGCCGTCATCGAGGCGGACCTGTCGGTGGCCGCCGACTTCACCGAGAAGCTGCGCTCGACCTTCGGGTTCGAGACGGACATGAAGCACTTCGCGATCTTCGGCCAGTGCGCCAAGTGCTCCTCGAAGGCGCCGTCCGGGGCGCCGTAG
- a CDS encoding YgfZ/GcvT domain-containing protein, translated as MRPSKSPLLSLPGAVPAEGPDEGVAAHYGDLFREQRLLADGTGFVDLSHRGVVTVTGPDRLSWLHLLLTQHVSDLPAGQATEALILSPHGHIEHALYLVDDGETTWAHVEPGTQEALIAYLESMKFFYKVEVADRTDDVAVTFLPAGSIVPAPQDVAVRETPYGRDLFLPRERLTEFAAEHGPAAGALAYEALRVEGHRPRLGLETDHRTIPHELGLIGVAVHLQKGCYRGQETVARVHNLGKPPRRLVFLHLDGSEVALPAHGAPVRLASDGPEGRQLGFVTTSARHHELGPIALALVKRNVPVDAALLVGEATAAAQEVVVEP; from the coding sequence ATGCGTCCATCGAAAAGCCCCCTGCTGTCGCTGCCCGGCGCCGTCCCCGCCGAGGGCCCCGACGAAGGCGTCGCCGCCCACTACGGCGACCTCTTCCGCGAGCAGCGGCTGCTCGCCGACGGGACCGGCTTCGTCGACCTCTCGCACCGGGGCGTCGTCACCGTCACCGGCCCCGACCGGCTGAGCTGGCTGCACCTGCTGCTCACCCAGCACGTGAGCGACCTGCCGGCCGGACAGGCCACCGAGGCCCTGATCCTCTCCCCGCACGGCCACATCGAACACGCCCTGTACCTGGTGGACGACGGGGAGACGACCTGGGCCCACGTGGAGCCCGGCACCCAGGAGGCGCTGATCGCCTACCTGGAGAGCATGAAGTTCTTCTACAAGGTCGAGGTCGCCGACCGCACGGACGACGTCGCGGTGACCTTCCTCCCCGCGGGCTCCATCGTCCCGGCGCCGCAGGACGTGGCCGTGCGCGAGACGCCGTACGGACGCGACCTGTTCCTGCCGCGCGAGCGGCTGACGGAGTTCGCCGCGGAGCACGGCCCGGCGGCGGGCGCGCTGGCCTACGAGGCGCTGCGCGTCGAGGGGCACCGCCCGCGGCTCGGCCTGGAGACCGACCACCGCACCATCCCGCACGAGCTGGGCCTGATCGGCGTGGCGGTCCACCTCCAGAAGGGCTGCTACCGCGGCCAGGAGACCGTCGCCCGCGTCCACAACCTGGGGAAGCCGCCGCGCCGGCTGGTCTTCCTCCACCTCGACGGCAGCGAGGTCGCCCTGCCGGCCCACGGCGCCCCGGTCCGCCTGGCCTCGGACGGCCCGGAAGGCCGCCAGCTGGGCTTCGTGACGACGTCGGCGCGCCACCACGAGCTGGGCCCGATCGCCCTGGCGCTGGTGAAGCGGAACGTGCCGGTGGACGCCGCGCTGTTGGTGGGCGAGGCCACGGCCGCGGCGCAGGAGGTCGTCGTCGAGCCGTGA
- a CDS encoding FABP family protein: MIEIPSDLHPDLVPLAFLLGKWEGAGVADFPGAEKCNFGQEVVFTHDGRDFLEYVSHSWVLDSEGKAVRPLETESGFWRIDKDRKVEIVMIRDQGVAEVWYGELADQKPQIDLATDAVARTEASSPYAGGKRLYGYVKGDLMWVGEKATPEVPLRPYMSAHLKKVVDLQQWAQNLPDDLPDGVAFYRQDGTPYNPEQPDQQ, encoded by the coding sequence ATGATCGAGATTCCGTCCGACCTCCACCCGGACCTCGTGCCCCTGGCCTTCCTCCTCGGCAAGTGGGAGGGCGCCGGCGTCGCCGACTTCCCCGGCGCCGAGAAGTGCAACTTCGGGCAGGAAGTCGTCTTCACGCACGACGGCCGGGACTTCCTCGAGTACGTCTCGCACTCCTGGGTGCTCGACAGCGAGGGCAAGGCGGTCCGCCCGCTGGAGACCGAGAGCGGCTTCTGGCGGATCGACAAGGACCGCAAGGTCGAGATCGTCATGATCCGCGACCAGGGCGTCGCGGAGGTCTGGTACGGCGAGCTGGCCGACCAGAAGCCGCAGATCGATCTGGCCACCGACGCCGTGGCGCGGACCGAGGCCTCCAGCCCCTACGCGGGCGGCAAGCGCCTGTACGGCTACGTCAAGGGCGACCTGATGTGGGTCGGCGAGAAGGCCACCCCCGAGGTCCCGCTGCGGCCGTACATGTCGGCGCACCTGAAGAAGGTCGTCGACCTCCAGCAGTGGGCCCAGAACCTCCCGGACGACCTGCCCGACGGCGTGGCCTTCTACCGCCAGGACGGCACGCCGTACAACCCGGAGCAGCCGGACCAGCAGTAG
- a CDS encoding DUF3099 domain-containing protein: protein MYARRRHLYFAMMGTCVFLFVMAWAVVRLWSVPAAVGLCLFAMVIPPVAAIVANRRGPDDRWWDDPSGDPTSDEWWDELDGRRRPDQRDPWGRDQ from the coding sequence GTGTACGCACGGCGTAGGCACCTCTACTTCGCCATGATGGGGACGTGCGTCTTCCTGTTCGTCATGGCCTGGGCCGTCGTGCGCCTGTGGTCGGTGCCGGCGGCCGTCGGACTGTGCCTGTTCGCCATGGTCATCCCGCCGGTCGCGGCCATCGTGGCCAACCGGCGGGGCCCCGACGACCGCTGGTGGGACGACCCGTCGGGCGACCCCACGTCGGACGAGTGGTGGGACGAGCTGGACGGCAGACGCCGCCCGGACCAGCGCGACCCGTGGGGCCGCGATCAGTAG
- a CDS encoding ABC transporter substrate-binding protein, with the protein MRTSRIALALLAAVTLTSCGAKVSDAPDDKQGGGQGGTQQAGGHYPVTVENCGVKKTFDKAPRRVVTNDVNMAEIMFALGLEDHMAGYVAPDYRTSRDDKGEAPWKSGYDKVKWLSKKEINKELVLEAKADLVFAGWNYGFGEGAGFTPDALKKVGVDSYVLTESCRNGATGGSRGVMPPLEALYTDLENLGKVFDAEDRARELVAGFKKQVADARARVPGGGRAPRVFLYDDGRDKPLTSGAYAGPHDIITKAGGDHVMKDLKDSWVPVGWETVVARDPEVIVINNYGDVSAAEKKKFLMSYPPLAGVSAVKNDRVFVLDYVDLVESPRNPAAVAALAGYLNGVREG; encoded by the coding sequence ATGCGCACCTCCCGCATCGCCCTCGCTCTTCTCGCGGCCGTCACCCTGACGAGCTGCGGCGCGAAGGTTTCGGACGCTCCCGACGACAAACAAGGCGGCGGCCAGGGCGGCACGCAACAGGCCGGCGGCCACTATCCCGTGACCGTCGAGAACTGCGGGGTGAAGAAGACGTTCGACAAGGCGCCGCGGCGCGTGGTCACCAACGACGTGAACATGGCCGAGATCATGTTCGCGCTCGGCCTGGAGGACCACATGGCCGGCTACGTGGCCCCCGACTACCGCACCAGCCGGGACGACAAGGGGGAGGCGCCCTGGAAGTCCGGCTACGACAAGGTGAAGTGGCTGTCCAAGAAGGAGATCAACAAGGAGCTCGTCCTGGAGGCGAAGGCGGACCTCGTCTTCGCCGGCTGGAACTACGGCTTCGGCGAGGGCGCCGGCTTCACCCCCGACGCCCTGAAGAAGGTCGGCGTGGACTCGTACGTCCTCACCGAGTCCTGCCGCAACGGCGCGACGGGCGGCTCACGCGGCGTGATGCCGCCGCTGGAGGCGCTCTACACCGACCTGGAGAACCTGGGGAAGGTCTTCGACGCCGAGGACCGGGCGCGCGAGCTCGTCGCCGGCTTCAAGAAGCAGGTCGCCGACGCCCGGGCGAGGGTGCCGGGCGGCGGCAGGGCGCCCCGGGTGTTCCTCTACGACGACGGCAGGGACAAGCCCCTGACGTCGGGCGCGTACGCGGGGCCGCACGACATCATCACCAAGGCCGGCGGCGACCACGTCATGAAGGACCTGAAGGACTCGTGGGTGCCGGTCGGCTGGGAGACCGTCGTGGCCCGCGACCCCGAGGTCATCGTGATCAACAACTACGGGGACGTGAGCGCGGCGGAGAAGAAGAAGTTCCTCATGTCCTACCCGCCCCTGGCGGGCGTCTCGGCCGTCAAGAACGACCGCGTCTTCGTGCTCGACTACGTCGACCTCGTCGAGAGCCCCCGCAATCCGGCGGCCGTCGCCGCGCTCGCCGGGTACCTGAACGGGGTACGCGAGGGCTGA
- a CDS encoding ABC transporter ATP-binding protein, producing MRLDVEGLTVDIGGARLVEDIALRAGSGRFVGVVGPNGSGKSTLLRCVYRALRPVAGRVLLDGEDLRGLSAREGARRIAALPQESAGEFDFTAAEVVAMGRLPHQSAAGRTTAADTEACATALTRVGAAHLAGRGFLTLSGGEKQRVLIARALAQQPKVLVLDEPTNHLDIAQQLEVLSLVRDSGLTVLAALHDLNLAATHCDELYVVAGGRVVASGPPHSVLTAELLAEVFGVRAHRVPHPASGAPQLLFDRLP from the coding sequence ATGCGGCTGGACGTCGAGGGCCTGACGGTCGACATCGGCGGCGCCCGGCTGGTGGAGGACATCGCGCTGCGGGCGGGGAGCGGGCGGTTCGTGGGCGTGGTGGGACCCAACGGCAGCGGCAAGTCCACCCTGCTGCGCTGCGTCTACCGCGCGCTGCGGCCGGTCGCCGGGCGCGTGCTGCTGGACGGCGAGGACCTGCGGGGGCTGAGCGCCCGCGAGGGGGCGCGCCGGATCGCGGCGCTGCCGCAGGAGTCGGCCGGCGAGTTCGACTTCACGGCCGCCGAGGTCGTGGCCATGGGCCGGCTTCCGCACCAGAGCGCGGCGGGGCGGACCACGGCCGCCGACACCGAGGCGTGCGCGACGGCCCTGACGCGGGTGGGCGCGGCGCACCTCGCCGGACGGGGCTTCCTGACCCTGTCCGGCGGCGAGAAGCAGCGGGTGCTGATCGCCCGGGCGCTGGCCCAGCAGCCGAAGGTGCTGGTGCTCGACGAGCCGACGAACCACCTGGACATCGCCCAGCAGCTGGAGGTCCTGTCGCTGGTCCGGGACTCGGGCCTGACGGTGCTCGCCGCGCTCCACGACCTCAACCTCGCCGCCACCCACTGCGACGAGCTGTACGTCGTGGCGGGCGGCCGCGTCGTGGCCTCGGGCCCCCCACACTCCGTGCTGACCGCCGAGCTGCTCGCCGAGGTCTTCGGCGTCCGCGCGCACCGGGTGCCCCACCCGGCCTCCGGCGCCCCGCAGCTGCTCTTCGACCGCCTCCCGTAA
- a CDS encoding FecCD family ABC transporter permease encodes MSRRTPGSAPGPGTPSGRLSLPPLLAGLTAALLLSLLCCVALGSSGVGWGETLRYLRAGLTGGTIAPDEVSAYTIVWELRLPRALLAAVVGAGLSALGVATQAMVRNALADPFVLGISSGAAVGANAVLLFGALGSLGVWALSSAAFASALAAMTLVYAAARTERGLTPLRLVLTGSAMYYGFSAVTTLMVFSADRGEAARSAMMWLLGSLGGATWASVPIAAGVVLAGLGALLWSARSLNALAMGDETATALGVDPERTRRVLFVVTAAVTGAVVAVSGAIGFVGLMVPHATRMLVGADHRRLLAVAPLLGAVLLVWVDVVSRLLLAPVELPVGVITALIGVPCFVLLMRRRGYVFGGA; translated from the coding sequence GTGAGCCGGAGGACGCCGGGCTCCGCGCCGGGCCCCGGCACACCCTCCGGCAGGCTCTCCCTGCCCCCGCTCCTGGCCGGCCTCACGGCCGCCCTCCTCCTCTCGCTGCTGTGCTGCGTGGCGCTCGGCTCATCCGGCGTCGGCTGGGGCGAGACGCTGCGCTACCTCCGGGCGGGACTGACGGGCGGGACCATCGCGCCCGACGAGGTCTCCGCCTACACGATCGTCTGGGAGCTGCGTCTCCCGCGCGCCCTGCTGGCCGCCGTGGTCGGCGCCGGGCTGTCCGCCCTCGGCGTGGCCACCCAGGCCATGGTCCGCAACGCCCTCGCCGACCCCTTCGTCCTCGGCATCTCCTCCGGTGCCGCCGTCGGCGCCAACGCCGTCCTGCTCTTCGGGGCGCTCGGCTCGCTCGGCGTCTGGGCGCTCTCCAGCGCCGCCTTCGCCTCCGCCCTCGCCGCCATGACCCTCGTCTACGCGGCGGCGCGCACCGAGCGGGGGCTCACCCCGCTGCGGCTGGTGCTGACCGGGAGCGCCATGTACTACGGCTTCTCGGCCGTCACCACCCTGATGGTCTTCAGCGCCGACCGCGGCGAAGCGGCCCGCTCGGCCATGATGTGGCTGCTCGGCAGCCTCGGGGGCGCCACCTGGGCGTCCGTGCCGATCGCCGCCGGCGTCGTGCTCGCCGGGCTCGGCGCTCTGCTGTGGTCGGCGCGGAGCCTGAACGCGCTGGCGATGGGCGACGAGACCGCCACCGCGCTCGGTGTGGACCCGGAGCGCACGCGCCGGGTGCTGTTCGTCGTCACGGCGGCCGTCACGGGGGCCGTCGTCGCGGTCAGCGGGGCGATCGGCTTCGTCGGACTGATGGTCCCGCACGCCACCCGGATGCTCGTCGGCGCCGACCACCGCCGGCTGCTGGCCGTGGCGCCGCTGCTCGGGGCGGTCCTGCTCGTGTGGGTGGACGTCGTCTCGCGGCTGCTGCTGGCGCCGGTGGAACTCCCGGTGGGCGTGATCACGGCGCTGATCGGGGTGCCGTGCTTCGTCCTGCTGATGCGGCGGCGCGGCTACGTCTTCGGGGGTGCCTGA
- a CDS encoding DsrE family protein produces MANKKLVIKVTAGADAPERCSQAFTVAAVAVASGVEVSLWLTGESSWFALPGRAAEFELPHAAPLPELIEGIKAGGGMITVCTQCAARRDIEEKDLIEGARIAGAQVFVSEAMADGVQALVY; encoded by the coding sequence ATGGCGAACAAGAAGCTCGTGATCAAGGTGACGGCGGGTGCGGACGCGCCCGAGCGGTGCTCGCAGGCGTTCACGGTGGCGGCCGTCGCCGTGGCGAGCGGCGTCGAGGTGTCGCTGTGGCTGACCGGCGAGTCGTCGTGGTTCGCGCTGCCGGGACGGGCGGCGGAGTTCGAGCTGCCGCACGCCGCGCCGCTGCCGGAGCTGATCGAGGGGATCAAGGCCGGGGGCGGCATGATCACGGTGTGCACGCAGTGCGCGGCGCGACGCGACATCGAGGAGAAGGACCTCATCGAGGGGGCGCGCATCGCCGGTGCGCAGGTGTTCGTGAGCGAGGCCATGGCCGACGGGGTGCAGGCGCTCGTCTACTGA